From the Primulina tabacum isolate GXHZ01 chromosome 3, ASM2559414v2, whole genome shotgun sequence genome, one window contains:
- the LOC142540093 gene encoding bet1-like SNARE 1-1 has product MNSRRDRNTRAALFDGIEEGGIRSSSSYPHEIDEQENDRAIDGLQDRVAILKRLSGDINEEVETHNRMLDRMGNDMDTSRGVLSGTMDKFKMVFEKKSSRSMFTLVASFVVIFLLIYYLTR; this is encoded by the exons ATGAATTCAAGAAG GGATCGCAATACCAGAGCTGCTCTTTTTGATGGTATTGAGGAAGGAGGTATAAGGTCTTCGTCATCTTACCCTCATGAAATTGATGAGCAAGAGAATGATAGAGCAATCGATGGACTGCAAGATCGAGTTGCTATACTGAAAAGG CTGTCAGGTGATATCAACGAAGAAGTCGAGACTCATAACCGTATGCTTGACAGAATG GGCAACGACATGGATACCTCAAGAGGAGTTCTATCTGGGACCATGGATAAATTTAAGATG GTGTTTGAGAAGAAATCAAGCCGGAGTATGTTCACACTCGTGGCATCTTTTGTGGTCATTTTCCTCCTCATATATTATCTTACGAGGTGA
- the LOC142540085 gene encoding uncharacterized protein LOC142540085 yields MECNKDEAIRAKGIAEKKLENNDFEGAQKMAKRAQSIYPELENIMQLITICDVHCSSEKRLLGSDKDWYAILKVDCLADQLTIKKQYRRLALFLHPDKNRFPGAESAFKLICEANAVLSDPVKKSLYDKKIKVSSRYAPANAPAVNINKKKSQFPSKHRSQNSVRGNLNRNQAAQSSSSARLDAFWTACPFCRIKYQYQIQFVNRLLRCQKCLVHFMAYEESAEGVSSESKQGQHGAQPMTSKPSFSQPAAFTVKENQADFKMDTQNENRNPSSFTDTHDNANMKPVQQEQGINMKPVQQEQGIQKRSCSGAAKTESVARSSKDSKAKARGFCTVNLSNGHMEGKTSNADAGARELDLKNRGRKRAAESGESLDELRGADARNMAAGVGCDNTATEMDSGPVRVLSPPRSSSKRQHVIYNGSDGDLRGKTGGLPRTGADTAEIKSDSGKDSYYTVNSDGGMYEVPDPEFGDFDKDRDESLFAVDQIWACYDTVDGMPRFYAKVKKILKSPFGLRFTWFEADPKDESDKKWVDEGLPAGCGRFELGRTEETRCLLSLSHKMCCKRGQKRGSFVIYPRDGETWLIFKDWSITWNSVPDNHEFKYEIVEVLSDFVAGSGIEVCHLDKIRGFVSLFQRTSQSKSFYVGPKELYRFSHRVPCFKMTGHETAGVPEGSFELDPASLPLNPENLYYPGKATMEREDLEHGVNGSSAESAKHMSEPMISEGKSTAKDYVEGTDGESLKLRRSPRKMKFSGEKGN; encoded by the coding sequence ATGGAATGCAACAAAGATGAGGCCATTCGGGCCAAGGGTATTGCTGAGAAGAAGTTGGAGAATAATGACTTTGAAGGGGCTCAAAAGATGGCAAAGAGAGCACAAAGTATTTATCCTGAACTCGAGAATATTATGCAGCTCATAACCATATGTGATGTTCACTGTTCATCTGAAAAAAGGTTATTGGGATCTGACAAAGACTGGTATGCGATTCTCAAAGTTGATTGTTTGGCCGATCAGTTGACCATCAAAAAGCAATACCGACGACTTGCCCTCTTTCTCCACCCTGACAAGAACAGATTTCCAGGTGCGGAGTCTGCTTTCAAGTTGATTTGTGAAGCCAATGCAGTACTTTCAGATCCTGTAAAGAAGTCTTTGTACGACAAAAAGATTAAAGTTTCCTCTAGATATGCTCCAGCAAATGCACCTGCTgtgaacataaataaaaaaaaatctcaatttCCCAGCAAACATAGATCTCAGAACAGTGTTCGTGGCAATTTGAATCGGAATCAAGCAGCACAGTCCAGTTCTTCTGCAAGACTGGATGCATTCTGGACGGCATGTCCATTCTGCAGAATAAAATACCAATATCAGATACAGTTTGTGAACAGGCTTTTGCGCTGCCAGAAATGCTTAGTGCATTTCATGGCTTATGAAGAGAGTGCTGAGGGTGTTTCATCAGAATCCAAACAGGGCCAGCACGGTGCTCAACCCATGACTTCAAAACCCAGCTTCAGTCAACCAGCTGCTTTTACAGTTAAAGAGAATCAGGCCGACTTTAAGATGGACACTCAAAATGAAAATAGAAATCCATCATCATTTACTGATACACATGATAATGCCAACATGAAACCAGTTCAACAAGAACAAGGGATCAACATGAAACCAGTTCAACAAGAACAAGGGATCCAGAAACGAAGTTGTTCTGGGGCTGCCAAGACAGAAAGTGTTGCCAGAAGCAGTAAGGATTCAAAAGCTAAAGCAAGAGGTTTCTGTACAGTGAATTTGTCAAATGGTCATATGGAAGGCAAAACGTCCAATGCGGATGCAGGTGCTAGAGAATTAGATCTGAAAAATAGGGGCAGGAAGAGGGCTGCAGAATCTGGTGAAAGTTTAGATGAGTTGAGAGGAGCTGATGCAAGAAATATGGCTGCTGGGGTAGGTTGCGATAATACTGCAACTGAGATGGATTCTGGACCTGTTCGAGTCCTTTCCCCTCCGAGATCAAGTAGTAAAAGGCAGCATGTCATATACAATGGAAGTGATGGTGATTTAAGAGGAAAAACTGGTGGTTTGCCAAGAACTGGTGCTGATACAGCTGAAATCAAAAGTGATTCTGGCAAAGATTCGTATTATACCGTTAATTCAGATGGAGGCATGTATGAAGTTCCTGATCCGGAATTTGGTGATTTTGATAAAGATAGAGATGAAAGTCTTTTTGCTGTTGATCAAATATGGGCTTGTTATGATACAGTAGATGGCATGCCAAGGTTCTACGCCAAGGTGAAGAAGATACTAAAGTCTCCATTTGGATTGAGGTTTACATGGTTTGAAGCTGATCCCAAAGATGAATCTGACAAGAAATGGGTAGATGAGGGGTTACCTGCTGGTTGTGGCCGTTTTGAGCTTGGAAGAACTGAAGAAACTAGGTGCCTTCTTTCATTATCCCATAAAATGTGTTGTAAAAGAGGGCAGAAGAGAGGTTCTTTTGTGATATACCCAAGAGATGGGGAAACTTGGCTTATTTTCAAGGACTGGAGTATAACCTGGAATTCAGTGCCGGATAATCACGAGTTCAAATACGAAATTGTGGAGGTGCTCTCAGATTTTGTTGCAGGTTCCGGCATAGAAGTTTGTCACTTGGATAAAATTAGAGGGTTTGTGAGCCTTTTCCAGAGAACTAGTCAAAGCAAATCATTTTATGTAGGGCCGAAGGAACTTTACAGGTTCTCTCATCGTGTTCCCTGTTTCAAAATGACTGGCCATGAAACAGCGGGAGTGCCAGAAGGCTCTTTTGAACTTGATCCTGCTTCCCTACCACTGAATCCCGAGAACTTATATTACCCTGGCAAAGCAACGATGGAACGAGAAGACTTAGAACACGGAGTTAATGGTTCTTCTGCTGAATCAGCTAAACATATGAGTGAACCTATGATATCCGAGGGTAAGAGTACTGCAAAAGATTATGTTGAGGGTACAGACGGCGAGTCTCTAAAACTCCGGAGATCTCctagaaaaatgaaatttagtgGGGAGAAAGGAAATTGA
- the LOC142540086 gene encoding uncharacterized protein LOC142540086, giving the protein MAYTVAPHTSMTESHNLQGLKSSSCQADLNYGTSYHSCMSARIPISCPVKCNDKTLSHMRQNEIYGSGATASLLTFRGKQTSVCLEGVSKGNQKEGSLNGYKMGIETKFNGKNHSSQHSYSSKFYSDGPFVKNDEITNNEILQSFCYRGKFLDATRLLDVMTRRNQIPDFPSCIKLIRGLINVEQTDKAAKVLQLMVMSGGVPDIITHNLLIGGLCRKGQLIAAIDVLEDMSLSGCPPDVITFNTIIRSMFDRGKIGQAIQFWKDQLSKGCPPYVITCTILIELVCKYSGVARALETVEDLIVEGCYPDLVTYNSMINFSCKQGKYEDAMLVVQNMLSHGMVPNSVTYNTILHSLCTYGCWDEVDEILRFMNDPSNRPTVVTYNILINGLCKHGLLTRAIDFFDQMVLHDLSPDIVTYNTLLRALCKERMMDEVIETLYCLGNTTCPPTLITYNIVIDGLAREGFMEKAMEVYSNMVRCKLDPDDVTYRCLLWGFCRSDLVEEAVQLLRVMDDNKHIVRDNCYRFIIHRLCQKKKVDTAIEVIHMFTSSRRKNDPDVYSYIILGLRSAGMADEATELRQKLIEQKLLEEQPLLDQTNR; this is encoded by the coding sequence ATGGCTTACACAGTTGCACCACATACATCAATGACTGAGTCTCATAATTTGCAAGGACTGAAATCATCCTCTTGTCAAGCAGATCTCAATTATGGAACTAGCTATCATTCATGTATGAGTGCTCGGATTCCAATTAGTTGTCCAGTTAAGTGTAATGACAAAACTCTATCTCATATGAGGCAGAATGAAATCTATGGCTCTGGAGCAACTGCTTCTCTATTGACATTTAGAGGGAAGCAAACTAGTGTCTGTCTGGAAGGAGTGAGCAAAGGAAACCAAAAAGAGGGGAGCTTGAATGGATATAAGATGGGCATCGAGACAAAATTCAATGGGAAAAACCATTCTAGTCAACATTCTTATTCTTCAAAGTTTTATTCGGATGGACCTTTTGTTAAAAATGATGAAATCACTAACAATGAGATTCTTCAGAGTTTCTGCTATCGTGGGAAATTTCTTGATGCAACAAGGCTATTAGATGTGATGACACGTAGAAACCAAATTCCAGATTTTCCTTCCTGCATAAAGTTGATTAGGGGCCTAATCAATGTTGAGCAGACGGACAAAGCTGCTAAGGTTCTTCAACTCATGGTTATGTCTGGTGGGGTTCCTGATATTATCACACACAACTTGCTTATTGGTGGTTTGTGTAGAAAGGGGCAGCTTATTGCTGCTATTGATGTCTTGGAGGACATGAGCTTGAGTGGTTGCCCTCCTGATGTTATTACTTTTAACACAATAATAAGAAGCATGTTTGATCGTGGTAAGATTGGTCAGGCCATCCAATTCTGGAAGGACCAGCTCAGTAAGGGCTGCCCTCCTTATGTAATAACCTGCACAATCCTCATTGAGTTGGTGTGCAAATATAGTGGTGTTGCACGTGCTTTGGAAACTGTGGAAGATCTGATAGTTGAGGGATGTTATCCTGATCTGGTGACATATAATTCAATGATCAATTTTTCCTGTAAACAAGGGAAATATGAAGATGCCATGTTGGTTGTCCAGAATATGTTGTCACATGGAATGGTACCCAATTCGGTAACTTACAACACCATTCTCCATTCACTTTGTACCTATGGATGTTGGGATGAAGTGGATGAGATCCTACGATTTATGAATGATCCATCAAACCGTCCTACAGTTGTgacttataatattttaataaatggtTTGTGCAAGCATGGACTTCTAACTCGTGCCATTGACTTTTTTGATCAGATGGTTTTACATGATTTATCTCCCGATATAGTCACCTATAATACACTTTTACGTGCTCTTTGCAAGGAGAGAATGATGGATGAAGTTATTGAAACTCTTTACTGCTTGGGAAATACTACATGTCCACCAACTTTAATTACTTACAATATTGTAATCGATGGATTGGCGAGGGAAGGGTTCATGGAGAAAGCAATGGAAGTTTACAGTAACATGGTACGATGTAAGCTTGATCCCGACGATGTTACCTATCGATGCCTACTTTGGGGGTTCTGTCGATCAGATTTGGTTGAAGAAGCTGTACAATTGCTCAGGGTGATGGATGATAACAAGCACATAGTAAGAGACAACTGCTACAGATTCATAATTCATAGATTGTGTCAGAAGAAGAAAGTGGATACGGCCATTGAAGTTATACATATGTTTACTTCAAGTAGAAGGAAGAATGATCCTGATGTCTATTCCTATATAATTTTAGGACTACGTTCAGCCGGCATGGCTGATGAAGCTACAGAATTGCGGCAGAAACTGATAGAGCAGAAGCTTTTGGAAGAACAACCCTTGTTGGATCAAACAAATAGATGA
- the LOC142540087 gene encoding casein kinase 1-like protein 1: MEPRVGNKYRLGRKIGSGSFGEIYLGTNFQTNEEVAIKLENVKTKHPQLLYESKLYRILQGGTGIPNVKWFGVEGDYNVLVMDLLGPSLEDLFNFCSRKLSLKTVLMLADQMINRVEFVHSKSFLHRDIKPDNFLMGLGRRANQVYVIDFGLAKKYRDSSTHQHIPYRENKNLTGTARYASMNTHLGIEQSRRDDLESLGYVLMYFLRGTLPWQGLKAGTKKQKYEKISEKKVSTSIESLCRGYPTEFASYFHYCRALRFEDKPDYAYLKRIFRDLFIREGFQFDYVFDWTILKYQQSQMAAPPSRALGPSAGTSFGLPPAIPNVERHLGEEEGRQGATTSSADPARRRSSGQIINAGSLSRQKSPVANDSTSKDAMLSSSTFFGRSSGSLRRGTISGSRDTFAMGNEYDPPRSRTPEASTATVNKISIGQRSSPLVMPSEPKYASYGRNNYDSAIKGMESLRFEDEGRDDDDRNHH; the protein is encoded by the exons ATGGAGCCGCGAGTTGGGAATAAGTATCGACTCGGTCGGAAAATAGGCAGCGGATCTTTTGGGGAGATATACCTAG GGACGAATTTTCAGACTAATGAGGAGGTGGCAATTAAGCTC GAAAATGTGAAGACAAAACATCCTCAATTGCTTTATGAGTCAAAGTTGTACAGAATTCTACAGGGCGGAA CTGGGATACCAAATGTAAAATGGTTTGGCGTGGAAGGTGATTACAATGTTTTAGTTATGGACTTGCTTGGACCCAGCCTTGAGGATCTATTCAATTTTTGTAGTAGGAAACTTTCTCTGAAGACTGTTCTCATGCTTGCAGATCAAATG ATCAATCGCGTTGAGTTTGTCCATTCTAAGTCATTCCTACATCGGGATATCAAACCAGATAATTTCCTCATGGGGTTGGGACGACGTGCAAATCAG GTGTACGTCATTGATTTTGGTCTGGCTAAGAAATACAGAGACAGTTCAACCCACCAACATATTCCTTACAG GGAGAACAAAAACTTAACTGGAACTGCACGATATGCCAGCATGAATACTCACCTGGGCATTG AGCAAAGTAGGAGAGATGATTTGGAATCACTTGGATATGTCCTTATGTACTTTTTGAGAGGAAC TCTTCCTTGGCAGGGATTAAAAGCTGGCACTAAGAAGcagaaatatgaaaaaattagcGAGAAAAAGGTTTCAACTTCTATTGAG TCGCTTTGCCGGGGTTATCCAACTGAGTTTGCATCTTATTTTCATTATTGTCGTGCACTGCGTTTTGAGGACAAACCTGATTATGCATATCTGAAGAGAATATTCCGTGATCTTTTCATTCGTGAAG GTTTTCAATTTGATTATGTTTTTGATTGGACTATCTTGAAGTATCAGCAATCGCAGATGGCTGCTCCTCCATCTCGAGCTCTT GGGCCAAGTGCTGGAACGAGCTTTGGACTCCCCCCTGCAATTCCTAATGTTGAACGTCACCTAG GTGAGGAGGAGGGGAGACAAGGTGCCACCACTTCTTCAGCAGATCCTGCTAGAAGGAGAAGTTCTGGACAGATTATTAATGCTGGAAGCTTGTCCAGACAGAAGAGCCCAGTGGCAAATGATTCAACAAGCAAGGATGCTATG TTGTCAAGCTCCACTTTCTTCGGAAGGTCCAGTGGATCACTGAGACGGGGAACTATATCCGGAAGCCGAGACACTTTCGCTATGGGAAATGAATATGATCCTCCCCGTTCCCGTACCCCTGAGGCTAGTACAGCCACTGTAAACAAAATATCAATTGGCCAGAGAAGTTCACCCCTTGTTATGCCATCTGAACCAAAATATGCTTCGTATGGGAGGAATAATTATGACTCTGCAATAAAGGGTATGGAGAGCCTGCGTTTTGAGGATGAAGGAAGGGATGATGATGATAGAAATCATCATTGA
- the LOC142540088 gene encoding protein ELF4-LIKE 4-like: MEGDTFSGLGNVPQLDGKILQTFQKSFVQVQNILDQNRLLINEINQNHESKIPDNLSRNVGLIKELNNNIRRVVDLYADLSSSFTKSVDASSEGDSSGVFKSGGHKRLRPS, translated from the coding sequence ATGGAGGGGGATACATTCTCCGGCCTTGGTAATGTGCCACAGTTGGACGGCAAGATCTTGCAGACTTTTCAAAAGAGTTTTGTCCAAGTTCAAAACATATTAGATCAGAATAGGCTACTAATCAATGAGATTAATCAGAATCACGAGTCCAAGATACCTGACAATTTGAGCAGAAATGTGGGATTGATTAAAGAACTGAACAATAATATCAGAAGGGTGGTCGATCTTTATGCCGACCTGTCGAGTTCCTTTACGAAATCCGTGGATGCCTCATCTGAAGGAGATTCAAGTGGTGTTTTTAAATCTGGTGGACACAAAAGGCTTAGGCCTTCTTGA
- the LOC142540082 gene encoding IQ domain-containing protein IQM1-like, producing the protein MTLRTDSFGKGDSIAFAMAKGRNKMRRNNSIKLKSCEPANLVLETSLSFKDLVQDIRKLGSDCVNLESSTQKILSPSSLPEPAIMFSPHSGSELDAAAVKLQKVYKSYRTRRNLADCAVVVEELWWKALDFAALKRSSVSFFNVEKPETAISRWARAGTRAAKVGKGLSKDEKAQKLALQHWLEAIDPRHRYGHNLHLYYDVWFQSESAQPFFYWLDIGDGKELNLEKCSRTNLQRQCIKYLGPKERESYEVVIENGKLLYKENGALIDTIEGSKWIFVLSTTRTLYVGQKKKGLFQHSSFLAGGAITAAGRMVAHSGILEAIWPYSGHYLPTEENFQEFLSFLEEHNVDLVNVKRCATDDDRPPLGKDSYEDSIPRQVSADDITMIKENPKKEQEIPSAYNLAKRMSCKWSTGAGPRIGCVREYPAELQFRALEKVNLSPRVAYGPPINDYGPIPSPRPSPKFRLSPRVAYMGLPSPRTPSY; encoded by the exons ATGACATTACGAACAGACAGCTTTGGCAAAGGAGATTCCATAGCCTTCGCCATGGCAAAAGGGCGCAACAAGATGAGAAGAAATAATTCTATCAAGTTGAAGAGTTGTGAACCTGCAAACCTAGTACTCGAAACCTCACTTTCATTCAAGGATCTAGTTCAAGATATCAGAAAACTGGGATCTGATTGTGTTAATTTGGAAAGTAGCACACAAAAGATACTAAGTCCGTCTTCTCTCCCTGAACCGGCCATAATGTTTTCTCCACACTCCGGTAGCGAGCTTGATGCAGCTGCGGTGAAGCTGCAAAAGGTCTACAAGAGCTATCGGACTCGAAGAAACCTTGCGGATTGTGCAGTTGTTGTAGAGGAGTTGTG GTGGAAGGCCTTGGACTTTGCGGCTCTCAAACGGAGCTCTGTTTCATTCTTCAATGTTGAGAAGCCAGAAACGGCTATTTCACGTTGGGCTAGAGCGGGTACCAGAGCAGCCAAG GTCGGAAAGGGATTGTCCAAGGATGAGAAAGCTCAGAAACTCGCCCTACAGCATTGGCTTGAAGCA ATTGATCCACGCCATCGATACGGGCACAATCTACATCTCTATTATGATGTCTGGTTCCAAAGTGAGAGTGCACAACCTTTCTTCTACTG GTTGGACATTGGAGATGGAAAAGAATTAAATCTAGAGAAGTGCTCAAGGACCAATTTGCAACGTCAATGCATCAAATATCTTGGACCA AAAGAGAGAGAATCATACGAGGTTGTGATTGAAAACGGGAAACTTTTGTATAAAGAAAATGGGGCCTTGATCGACACCATTGAGGGCTCgaaatggatatttgttctgaGCACTACAAGAACTTTGTACGTAGGGCAGAAGAAAAAAGGGTTGTTCCAGCACTCGAGTTTCCTTGCTGGTGGAGCCATTACCGCGGCCGGAAGAATGGTTGCTCATTCTGGTATTCTGGAG GCTATTTGGCCATACAGTGGCCACTATCTCCCCACGGAagagaattttcaagaattcCTAAGCTTCCTCGAGGAACACAATGTCGACCTTGTAAATGTAAAG AGATGTGCAACGGATGACGACCGCCCTCCTCTTGGGAAGGATTCATACGAAGACTCGATTCCAAGACAAGTTTCTGCCGACGATATCACGATGATTAAGGAGAATCCAAAGAAAGAACAAGAAATCCCATCGGCCTACAACTTGGCCAAGCGTATGTCCTGCAAATGGAGCACGGGAGCTGGACCCCGTATTGGATGTGTTCGAGAGTACCCTGCAGAGTTACAATTCCGTGCCCTTGAAAAAGTTAACCTTTCGCCCCGAGTGGCATATGGACCTCCTATCAACGACTATGGTCCAATTCCTTCTCCCCGGCCCAGTCCTAAGTTTCGACTGTCTCCGAGGGTGGCGTACATGGGACTTCCAAGTCCAAGAACCCCTTCTTATTGA
- the LOC142540083 gene encoding uncharacterized protein LOC142540083 isoform X1, with protein sequence MSTPWERNINNPSMAESGKDVKEPNVFERLKEEMETVFQSDKHHHKETHGLNYGIDENTSMSDVKAPNVFERAKEEFEALAEAIHAKKGLRSQHSPLNDETRHYDADDDSKCQVVELRSEKSKEAIESLKHAEKSAYHHHKETHGRSDDIDENIPIGQVKGPNVFERAKEEIEALIQTIHPKRDTGNVVSSSKKGGLPITSGSGSEKLYSPQSRNKDE encoded by the exons ATGTCCACTCCCTGGGAGAGAAATATAAACAATCCTTCCATGGCTGAATCAG GAAAAGATGTGAAAGAACCCAATGTATTCGAGAGATTAAAAGAAGAGATGGAGACAGTTTTTCAAAGTGACAAACATCATCATAAGGAAACTCATGGATTGAATTATGGCATTGATGAGAATACATCTATGAGTGATGTTAAGGCTCCAAATGTATTTGAAAGAGCGAAGGAGGAATTTGAGGCTCTAGCAGAAGCAATTCATGCAAAGAAGGGATTGAGAAGTCAACATTCGCCTTTGAATGATGAAACTAG GCATTATGATGCGGATGATGATTCCAAGTGCCAGGTGGTAGAGTTACGTTCAG AGAAATCCAAGGAAGCTATTGAATCACTAAAGCACGCAGAGAAATCAGCATACCACCATCACAAAGAAACTCATGGACGAAGTGATGATATTGATGAGAATATCCCAATCGGTCAAGTCAAAGGTCCAAATGTGTTTGAACGAGCAAAGGAGGAAATCGAAGCCCTTATTCAGACAATCCATCCTAAAAGGGACACCGGGAATGTTGTTTCCTCATCAAAGAAAGGTGGATTACCAATAACTTCAGGAAGTGGGTCAGAAAAGTTATACTCTCCTCAAAGCCGTAACAAGGATGAATAA
- the LOC142540083 gene encoding uncharacterized protein LOC142540083 isoform X2 produces the protein METVFQSDKHHHKETHGLNYGIDENTSMSDVKAPNVFERAKEEFEALAEAIHAKKGLRSQHSPLNDETRHYDADDDSKCQVVELRSEKSKEAIESLKHAEKSAYHHHKETHGRSDDIDENIPIGQVKGPNVFERAKEEIEALIQTIHPKRDTGNVVSSSKKGGLPITSGSGSEKLYSPQSRNKDE, from the exons ATGGAGACAGTTTTTCAAAGTGACAAACATCATCATAAGGAAACTCATGGATTGAATTATGGCATTGATGAGAATACATCTATGAGTGATGTTAAGGCTCCAAATGTATTTGAAAGAGCGAAGGAGGAATTTGAGGCTCTAGCAGAAGCAATTCATGCAAAGAAGGGATTGAGAAGTCAACATTCGCCTTTGAATGATGAAACTAG GCATTATGATGCGGATGATGATTCCAAGTGCCAGGTGGTAGAGTTACGTTCAG AGAAATCCAAGGAAGCTATTGAATCACTAAAGCACGCAGAGAAATCAGCATACCACCATCACAAAGAAACTCATGGACGAAGTGATGATATTGATGAGAATATCCCAATCGGTCAAGTCAAAGGTCCAAATGTGTTTGAACGAGCAAAGGAGGAAATCGAAGCCCTTATTCAGACAATCCATCCTAAAAGGGACACCGGGAATGTTGTTTCCTCATCAAAGAAAGGTGGATTACCAATAACTTCAGGAAGTGGGTCAGAAAAGTTATACTCTCCTCAAAGCCGTAACAAGGATGAATAA
- the LOC142538941 gene encoding mechanosensitive ion channel protein 10-like, translating to MVADEMNILTTIFLKPDNVKIYYPNSVLATKPVSNFNRSPEMGDSVDFAVDFSTSVEKIADVKAKIKAYLESKSQQWRPNHSVQLKEIVDVHKMNMALYVNHTMKYENSGERGNRKSDLVFELKRIFEELGIIYRLLPDQEVQISYV from the exons ATGGTGGCTGATGAGATGAACATTTTGACCACAATCTTTCTGAAACCTGACAATGTAAAGATATACTATCCTAATTCAGTATTGGCCACCAAACCAGTCAGCAATTTCAATCGAAGTCCAGAAATGGGTGATTCAGTGGATTTTGCTGTTGATTTTTCCACTTCAGTAGAGAAAATAGCAGATGTGAAGGCTAAAATAAAAGC ATACTTGGAGAGTAAGTCTCAACAGTGGCGTCCCAATCACAGTGTGCAGCTTAAAGAAATTGTTGATGTTCACAAGATGAACATGGCACTATATGTTAATCATACTATGAAGTATGAAAATTCCGGAGAAAGGGGCAATCGCAAATCTGATCTCGTTTTCGAACTGAAGAGAATATTCGAGGAGCTCGGTATTATTTACAGACTTCTCCCTGATCAGGAAGTGCAGATCAGCTATGTCTGA